From a single Phalacrocorax carbo chromosome 10, bPhaCar2.1, whole genome shotgun sequence genomic region:
- the USP42 gene encoding ubiquitin carboxyl-terminal hydrolase 42 has translation MTIVNKPKSSKSKKSSSRRSDKSKKPRTKKMTSRTANLGRVPPAEDPNKVSVDKGPGGAIYCRSSQKSKPFAQRDLVVNDGIAPPQRILFPPEKICMDWQQTQSVGVGLQNLGNTCFLNSTLQCLTYTPPLANYMLSLEHTQSCHEEGFCMMCTMETHINQVLCCSNNAIKPTSVINGLKRIGKHFHFGSQEDAHEFLCFTVDALQKACLNGSTKLDRSSQATTLIYQIFGGYLRSRVKCLNCKAVSDTYEPFLDITLDIKAVTSVTRALEQFVKPEQLDGENSYKCSKCKKMVPASKRYTIHRSSNVLTISLKRFANFTGGKINKDVKYPEYLDLRAYMSQSIGEPLIYALYAVLVHSGFNCNAGHYLCFIKAGNGLWYRMNDASVDLSDIKTVLNQQAYVLFYIRRYDLTLGERAFYLPAPSYPRSFLGQRGANSKQAGFMGPRLPPHMIKNSSRLNGNGPLKEDPNTVGVTLKRPSSAPPTACVQNWAITRPSITDPSKNQKITISIHNKLPARQTVSQPDCLSSAAEDEELSKPVPSSTITNSSAAESTSNASTMSVATNISKQEVPDEIFVEPAVNGNPKLSSDNAVSYSAESSGKSEESKGLFKRNCNIVSSNGILIGKVVHTLQNPHSSCQNAEEERSQHELPKNDSLNGAISLDNESKENGLKLDDSACQVQPVKPSEIFFSKTNGLLETMPIALSPVPQEIILESLTYSQLNSLSEEISVPGPQKSSENDGLMETVVMEALFAYEESRKVPSNFSCEVESLFTQSDSETISTKEVAESIITKVDHVHPNINGQHKVRKKSLDTEDGFLGQCESEDRDKEKPRSKEPELISKENPLYIKGAPDSEEKLGQTSAMKSDIECSSKNLASLDIADKCQDTKDISNNYVEVPPVNDSSIMKLDKVLESQFSRENEGLSNKKCEEDKHRKKYKKKIYDSKKTDKEHYRRKRENSDTEEREKEKQTRNKTDDHSHKRRCSRSMETAKQNRHKQEYCSESKYRSSHSERNSPNNGKSSGKYSRYRSRSRERTEDRNRYYHSKGDRTWSRERYYQDEPRRWEKCRYYNDYYSSHGTRDGRERKSSHCDKDFDKSSQAYNNRSHKDYHCKSRWPHNTLFREEDVHHFSSHRANLHHCSVPQQQSEKYSRERHALPPLSAHANFEDSSRENEKDKLRNGKRKYSHTEGSGSETEKKCRKIGDQRMKKYKKVKKKKKSKDKHREKDYKLYDLDFSVLRFDNDNRKRKKKKKKKKHIRKLKGFLEYLEPHFQKKTREKKEESCPPGGYLCEQYRNQGSKQPYKEGKPSSAGESKKKYSSITSNEYVKDAELTDGSLQCSS, from the exons TTGTTAATGATGGAATTGCCCCGCCACAAAGAATTCTTTTCCCACCTGAGAAAATTTGTATGGATTGGCAACAAACACAAAGTGTTGGAGTTGGACTGCAGAATCTTGGCAATACATGTTTCCTTAATTCTACTCTACAATGTTTGACCTACACACCTCCTCTTGCCAATTACATGCTTTCTCTTGAACACACCCAGTCAT GTCATGAAGAAGGCTTCTGTATGATGTGCACAATGGAAACTCACATTAACCAGGTCCTGTGTTGCTCTAATAATGCCATCAAACCTACATCTGTTATCAATGGCCTTAAAA GAATaggaaaacatttccattttggCAGTCAAGAGGATGCACATGAATTCTTATGCTTCACTGTTGATGCTTTGCAGAAAGCTTGCTTAAATGGAAGCACCAA ATTGGACAGATCTTCGCAAGCCACCACACTTATATATCAAATATTTGGAGGATATCTGAGATCCCgag TAAAGTGCTTGAACTGCAAAGCAGTTTCGGATACGTACGAGCCATTCCTCGATATTACTTTGGATATAAAG GCAGTTACATCTGTCACCAGAGCTCTAGAACAATTTGTGAAACCGGAACAACTGGACGGTGAAAATAGCTATAAATGTAGCAA GTGTAAAAAGATGGTTCCTGCGTCAAAGAGGTACACGATACATCGTTCTTCCAATGTTCTCACAATATCACTGAAAAGATTTGCAAATTTTACAGGTGGAAAGATCAACAAG GATGTAAAATATCCTGAATATTTGGATCTTCGAGCATATATGTCCCAATCAATTGGAGAACCGCTCATCTATGCTTTATATGCAGTTCTTGTACATAGTGGTTTCAACTGTAACGCAGGACACTATCTCTGCTTCATAAAG GCCGGTAATGGACTTTGGTATCGAATGAACGATGCCTCAGTAGACCTTTCTGATATCAAAACAGTTCTCAATCAGCAAGCTTATGTACTTTTTTATATCAG GCGCTATGATTTGACACTCGGAGAACGTGCTTTTTATTTACCAGCACCATCTTATCCCCGTTCATTCCTTGGTCAGCGGGGGGCCAATAGTAAACAGGCTGGATTTATGGGACCACGACTTCCTCCTCATATGATAAAG aattcaAGTCGTTTAAATGGAAATGGACCCCTAAAAGAGGATCCAAATACTGTTGGCGTCACCCTAAAAAGGCCATCTTCAGCTCCGCCAACAGCTTGTGTTCAAAACTGGGCAATTACCAGGCCTTCAATTACTGATCCATCAAAAAACCAGAAGATCACTATCAGTATTCATAACAAATTGCCTGCACGTCAGACAGTGTCACAACCTGACTGTCTTAGCAGTGCTGCGGAGGATGAGGAGCTAAGCAAGCCTGTTCCTTCATCCACAATTACAAATTCTTCTGCAGCAGAGTCTACCTCAAATGCATCTACCATGTCAGTTGCTACTAACATTTCCAAACAGGAAGTTCCTGATGAAATTTTTGTGGAGCCAGCAGTGAATGGAAATCCTAAACTCAGCTCTGATAACGCAGTCTCTTACAGTGCAGAATCTTCAGGAAAATCTGAGGAGTCGAAGGGCTTGTTTAAAAGGAATTGCAACATAGTATCTTCTAATGGAATTTTGATTGGAAAGGTGGTCCATACATTGCAGAATCCCCATTCTTCCTGTCAgaatgctgaagaagaaagatCCCAGCATGAGCTGCCAAAAAATGATTCACTAAATGGTGCTATTAGTTTAGATAATGAATCTAAAGAAAATGGACTGAAACTTGATGATTCCGCTTGCCAAGTCCAACCTGTTAAACCTtctgagattttcttttctaaaacaaatgGATTGCTTGAAACA ATGCCTATAGCTTTGTCGCCGGTTCCTCAAGAAATAATCTTAGAATCTCTCACATACAGCCAGCTGAACAGCTTGTCAGAGGAAATAAG tGTCCCTGGACCTCAGAAATCTTCTGAGAATGATGGTCTTATGGAAACTGTAGTGATGGAAGCACTGTTTGCTTATGAAGAATCCAGGAAGGTTCCTTCCAATTTTAGCTGTGAGGTTGAGAGTCTTTTTACTCAATCAGATTCTGAAACCATTTCTACCAAAGAAGTTGCTGAAAGTATTATAACAAAAGTTGATCATGTGCATCCCAATATCAATGGTCAGCACAAGGTCAGGAAAAAATCCTTGGACACTGAAGATGGGTTCCTTGGGCAGTGTGAGTCTGAAGATAGAGACAAAGAAAAACCAAGATCAAAAGAACCTGAactaatttcaaaagaaaatcctttgtACATCAAAGGGGCTCCTGACAGCGAAGAGAAATTGGGGCAAACTTCTGCTATGAAGTCTGACATTGAATGTAGTTCTAAAAATCTTGCATCTCTAGATATTGCAGATAAATGCCAAGATACAAAGGACATTTCTAATAACTATGTAGAGGTCCCACCTGTTAATGACTCTTCCATTATGAAGCTGGATAAAGTCTTGGAGAGTCAGTTTTCTAGAGAAAATGAGGGACTGAGtaataaaaaatgtgaagaagataaacataggaaaaaatataagaaaaaaatatatgactCTAAAAAAACTGACAAAGAGCACTACcgaaggaagagagaaaactcaGACACtgaagagagggagaaggagaagcaaaccagaaacaaaacagatgaTCATTCCCACAAGAGGAGGTGCTCTCGCAGCATGGAAACAGCTAAGCAAAATCGTCATAAGCAGGAATATTGCAGTGAAAGCAAGTACAGATCTTCCCATAGTGAAAGAAACAGTCCAAATAATGGCAAAAGCTCAGGAAAATATTCTCGTTACAGATCCCgaagcagagaaagaacagaagacaGGAATAGGTATTATCATTCCAAAGGAGACAGAACCTGGAGCAGAGAAAGATACTATCAAGATGAACCACGGAGATGGGAAAAATGCAGATACTACAATGATTATTATTCCTCTCATGGAACGAGAGATGGTAGAGAGAGAAAGTCCTCTCATTGTGACAAAGACTTTGACAAATCAAGTCAAGCTTACAACAACAGATCACATAAGGATTACCACTGCAAAAGCAGATGGCCTCACAACACACTGTTTAGAGAGGAAGATGTACATCATTTCAGCAGCCACAGAGCAAATTTACATCATTGTTCGGTACCTCAGCAGCAATCTGAAAAGTATTCTCGTGAAAGGCATGCACTTCCACCTCTATCAGCTCATGCAAATTTTGAGGACTCTTCCcgagaaaatgaaaaagacaaactaagaaatggcaaaagaaaatatagcCACACGGAAGGAAGCGGAAGcgaaacagaaaagaaatgccGAAAGATAGGTGaccaaagaatgaaaaaatacaagaaggtcaagaagaaaaagaagtccaAAGATAAACATCGAGAGAAGGATTACAA ACTTTATGATTTGGATTTCTCTGTGCTCCGCTTTGACAATGACAATCGCAAAcgtaagaaaaagaagaaaaagaagaaacacatcAGGAAACTGAAAGGCTTCTTGGAATATTTAGAGCCtcatttccagaagaaaacacgggagaagaaggaagaatcCTGTCCTCCAGGTGGCTATTTATGTGAGCAATACAGAAACCAGGGCAGTAAACAACCCTACAAGGAAGGGAAACCTTCCAGTGCAGGtgaaagcaagaagaaatataGCTCCATCACATCCAATGAGTATGTTAAAG aTGCGGAGCTTACTGATGGAAGCCTTCAATGCTCAAGCTAA